In Cryptomeria japonica chromosome 1, Sugi_1.0, whole genome shotgun sequence, the sequence TATCCTTAATTGTAACTCTTTCCCACATGGGTGCTCAATGATAAGGCATGCAAATGGAGTTTACAAATGTAATTTGAATAAACAAAAGACAAGTGGCCAACAATCCCAAATGCCCTCATTGAATTGTGACTCTTCAACTTCCATGGAGGTTCAAAAACAAGAGTGCAGGAGTTAAATGAGACCTTCCAAAGATCCTAACCAAAGGAGACATCTAAATGAGAGGGAACCCAtttgaattaaaatatttgaagAGTAGAGATTGTCTCTTACATTTGAAAAGTACAAGAACACACTCAATTGTAACAATTTTTGTTGTAGATAATAATGACTTGACCCCTAAGATGTTTTTGCATCACTTTCTCTCTACATATAAAAGAGTTTCTAAGGTGTTTTGTGACACCGTTTATTTCCAAATATATAGGTCCTTATATACCGAGGAGAAAAGGATCACAAGACATCAATTTGTCACGAAGACACAACTACATTAGAAAGATAAGAACACACACAAGTTTGTTTAAGAATATAACAAACACTCTTAGTAGATTTATCTTAATTCATACAATcctaattcaaatttaaaaaagcTAATTATGATTGTCTATCATAATAGATATTAGAAAATCATCATAACCATTCAGAAATAAGAATTAAAAAAAGTGAACATATTCTAACCTTCTCTTTATCAATTTCAGTTATAATCTCAACTCTAAGTTTAAATTTGATTtgcttttttattatatttatatgaaCTACTAAAATTCTAAATTACTTCAGCCTTGTTTGGGCTATCTTTTTAATGATACGTATTTGAATCCTAATGTTTATTGTAGTGGTCTTTCAGTCTGATTCTTATTTGCATCTCCTTTTTGAATAGCTATTCTTTATGTATATTTTATTCAGCTTTgttcaattaaaaaaaaactttaaattagAATAGATTTTGTTTATTTTTCCAACACAAGTTCCCCTGTGATATGAGTTGTAGTTGCCTTTCTTAGAATTGTCTTTAACAAAGTCAATTCTCTAGGCACTTCTGTTCCAAAAGCACTCTGCTGCTTGTAAAAACTGGTTGGAACAGTTAGTTGTATATTCTCTTGCTATCTTGTAGGGGGCAGTTTGGTTTATTGTATGAACTAGTGCTgtactttttcattttctttccttttctgTGCAGTCCTATCTTGAGATTGTTATTTATTTACATTATAATCATTCAGCtttaataaataacaaaaaaatcacTTTGCTACTTTATAAATCTCTAAAATTCTAAAATTTAAATATCAAACTAAATTTAAGAACCATTAATAGCACTAATTGATCAGTAGAAAGATCAGATTCATTTGCATCCTCAACCAATCCATGAAGTCTTAAGTAGGGACTTCAGCTGCAGTTGTGTATAGTTAAGTATCAATTAGATAAGATTGTTCTTGATTAAATTTTGCTTGTGTTTTAATGGACATTTCAGATTACATTTCAGAAAGAGAAGAGTGAACCTTTTTATAATTGAAAACATAAGGAATTTCTGTTTCATGGGAATACATCCATTCTGAATGCTTCTACACAGTATAGGTAGCCCTGAGCAATCCAAGTTCCGGTCTATGAGGATTCACTATACAATAGAGGTAGTCACTACAATACAAAGTTAGCATTTCCCAGATAAAATTGGTCCTGTAAACTATAACAATTGCTCAATAGGCCATAGACAGTCTTCTTTCCAGACAACACTGTAACTTAGCAGGGTTATGCTCTTTTACATTATCTTTCAAGCTGGCATGGAAGTAGAGAAACACAAAGAAATCACTTGTTGAAAGTTGTGACATGTTTACATCTACACCATGTTGTTCAATCTCTTCAATCATTCTCCCAAAGCATTTTGGCCTTGTTATGCTGGTAATAGTAATCACAACTTCTCTGCCATAAATGCCCACATCCACTTGAACCTCTCTGCTTTCCTTCCCTGTTTTCCCATGGCGTTCCTTTGCTCTGAGATTGTCTCTCCGTTGCCTCAGATGGTATACTTCTTGCTGCAGTTTTTTAATGTAATTAATGGCTTCCTCATACAACCCACATCTATCAACCTGCAATAGTACAAAAATGATCTCAGTACAGTTCCCCAGAGAAATTTTCCAGCAGGGAAACAAAAAAAAGTCTGATTTTGTAAATTACTTTTGGAGTGGTAGTGGGTATAAGGGACTGCAATTTGGCACACAGAAATTTCATTCGATTTCTCCTTATTTGCTCTGCAACCACATTGGTTTTCTTGTTGGAAGGTGTTATTGCATAGTACAGTTCTCCAAAAGCACAATCAGATTTGCGTTTTCTGGACAGAGTATGATGCCCTTCTCCATGGGAGGACTGTGAAAATGTTGCAGGAGAAGAATTGAGCTCCATTTGAAGATACAGACATCTGGGGCATCTGGGTATGTTTTATAGGATTGAATCCTGAGATGGGTCAACCCAAAGTATGCGCGTCGCTCAACGCTGATTTGCATTTTGGGGGAAAACTCATTCTCTTTAGTCTTCCCCATGCTCATGATTGTTACAACGCGATTTGTTTGAAAACGCCTCACCACAAAATGCAATTATTGTTTACTTCGCATCCTCCATTAGTTCTTTA encodes:
- the LOC131060270 gene encoding transcription factor bHLH162, with the translated sequence MELNSSPATFSQSSHGEGHHTLSRKRKSDCAFGELYYAITPSNKKTNVVAEQIRRNRMKFLCAKLQSLIPTTTPKVDRCGLYEEAINYIKKLQQEVYHLRQRRDNLRAKERHGKTGKESREVQVDVGIYGREVVITITSITRPKCFGRMIEEIEQHGVDVNMSQLSTSDFFVFLYFHASLKDNVKEHNPAKLQCCLERRLSMAY